The genomic window GCAAGGCCAAGCGACAGCAGCGTCAGCTTGACGGTGAACCAGGCGCTCGACAGCAGCGAGGGTCCGTCGGTCCAGAGCGTCTCGAGTATGAGGCTCGGTGCCGGGATCAGGTAGTGCGGGACCTCGTTGTAGCGCACGAGGAATTCCCAGAGCCCCAGCGCGCAGAGCAGCGCGGCGCAGGGCATGAGGATCTGCATCCGGCGCTCGCGGCGGGCGACGCGCAGCGCGGGGTCTTCCGAGGCGGGGGCGCTCTTCGCGGCCATGGTGACGGGGTCAGTGGTTGAGGTCGACATCGTCCATGGTCCCTTCGAGTGCATCCGACACGAGACGGCAGGTCTCGGCATATTCAGGCGTGGTGCGGTAGTGTTCGTCGCGGGTGGTGGCATCGGGCAGCGCGATGTCATGCACCACCCGGCCCGGGCGCGGTGCCATGACCACGACGCGGCTCGACAGGTAGACGCTCTCGAACACCGAGTGGGTGACGAAGATGACCGTCAGCCCGTTGCGCCGCCAGAGGTTGAGCACGTCGTTGTTCAGCTTGAAGCGGGTCATCTCGTCGAGTGCCGCGAAGGGCTCGTCCATCAGCAGCAGCTTGGGCTTTGTCACCATGGCGCGGGCGATCGAGACCCGCATCTTCATGCCGCCCGACAGCTCGCGCGGGTAGCTGCCGCCAAACTTGGCAAGACCCACCATCTCGAGCGCCTCAGTCACCTGCGGCTCGGCCTGCTTGCGGTTCAGCCCGCGCAACTTCAGCGGCAGGTAGACATTGTCGAACACCGTGGCCCAGGGCATCAGCGTCGGCTCCTGGAAGACGAAGCTGACGTCACCGCCCTGCACGCCCCCCGAGGTGCCCGCACCGCCCGGCGCGTGGCCGTTGACGGTGATCTGACCCGACGAAGGCGCCAGAAGCCCCGAGATCATCCGCAGCGCCGTCGACTTGCCACAGCCCGAGGGGCCGAGCAGGCTGACGAACTCGCCCTGCCGAATGGTGAGATCCATGTCCTGCAGCGCCAGCGTTCCGTTGTCGAAGCGCTTGAAGACGTGGGACATCTCGATCTGCGCAGCGCCCTGCACAGAGGCGTGTGCTGTGGTGTCGAGGGGCATGGGCGGGCTCCTTACCAGTCGGGTTGCGTGTCGAGCCGCGACAGCGGTGCGCGGTCGATCTCGTCGAAGATGTCGAGGAGCCGGGCGACCGCGTGATCGAGCGTCGCCGCGCCCTTCTCGGCGCTGGCCAGATGGGCCTCGCCGCAGGCCCCGGCACTGCTGAGATCCTGCGTCAGCCAGGCGGGTTTTGCGGGGCCGGGCAGCGCGATCGAGGGGGTGTCCCGTGCCCAGATCTCGGCCTGCGAGGGAAAGTCGCGGGCCTCGGACATGTCGACGTTGCCGGGATCGAGCGCCAGCATCACCGAGGTTTCCATGTCGCCCGCGTGGATGCCATGGCGCAACTCGCGCTCCGAGAAGACCCCCTCGGGCATCCCGGCGGCGAACCAGCTCAGGGCAAAGGCCATCATCTTGTGTTTCTCGCGCAGCTCCCGGGCAACGATGTCCATGGCCGGGATATTGCCGCCATGGCCGTTGAGCAGGACGATCTTGCGCACGCCCGAGCGCGCCACGCAGGCGCCGATCTCGGTCCAGACCCGCAGCAGCGTCTCGGCCGAGAGCGTCAGGCTGCCCGGATAGGCGCTGTGCTCGTTGCTCTTGGTCACCGCCTGGGTCGGCAGGAAGACCACAGGGCTGTGATCGGGCAGCGCGCCCGCAAGACGCGAGACCACACCCTCGACCGAGGCGGTGTCGACGGACATGGGCAGATGCGGGCCGTGCTGTTCGATGGCGCCGAGCGGCAGCACCGCGATCAGCTTCTCGCGGTCGAGCGCGGCAAACTCCCTGCTGCTGTAATCCGCCCAGTATCGTTTCATGCCCTGCTCCTTCGACAGCCCTCGCCGCACCACGGTGATTTGCGGTCTCATAGCGAATGATCAAACCATTTGGTATGAAAACGTCGGATCGGGCAAGAGAACCTAGGGTTTGCCTTGGATTTCACCGAAATGGTGCCTTCGAACTGTGCATTTTTCCGGGGCGCGTCTAGAGAACGCCGGCGAACCGAGCACACATCCGGCAGGAAACAGGGACCCGGGCGATTCGTCCGACGCGGCGTCGTGAATGCTGGGCGACTTGCTTGACTAAATTGGTTGGTTTTCCTAGAAGTCCAAACTGACCGGCGTTTCGCTCCGGCGCCCGCCGCGCCTTTCCTGCCCAATGTCCCCGCCGGCACCCGGGTGCGCCACGCCCCGCGGCCGCGCCTCCCCGCCTGACCGACGCGAGCCGCCATGACCTTCATGCCCCGCATGACATCGCAGACCCGAGCCATCAGCCCCACGCGCCCGCTGCGCTGGCGGCGCTGGGGCGCTGCCATCGCCGACGTTTGGCATGTGCATGGCGAGGCGGGCGCGGGCGGCTTCTACCGCTCACCCGACCCGCGGCTGGTGGTGTTCCTCGGCGCGCAAGTCGGGGCGCTGCGGCTGCGCACCAGCCCGCACGGGGCATGGTTGGAGGGGATCGGCGCCTTCTATATCCCCGCCGGCATGCCACTCTGGAGCGCCCTGCCCGAAGAGCGAGACTATGCCCATCTCGACTTTCACCTCGAGGCCGGACCGCTGGCGCAGCGGTTGCGTGCCGCGGGCGGCGCGCGGCGGATGGA from Alloyangia pacifica includes these protein-coding regions:
- a CDS encoding ABC transporter ATP-binding protein, yielding MPLDTTAHASVQGAAQIEMSHVFKRFDNGTLALQDMDLTIRQGEFVSLLGPSGCGKSTALRMISGLLAPSSGQITVNGHAPGGAGTSGGVQGGDVSFVFQEPTLMPWATVFDNVYLPLKLRGLNRKQAEPQVTEALEMVGLAKFGGSYPRELSGGMKMRVSIARAMVTKPKLLLMDEPFAALDEMTRFKLNNDVLNLWRRNGLTVIFVTHSVFESVYLSSRVVVMAPRPGRVVHDIALPDATTRDEHYRTTPEYAETCRLVSDALEGTMDDVDLNH
- a CDS encoding creatininase family protein, giving the protein MKRYWADYSSREFAALDREKLIAVLPLGAIEQHGPHLPMSVDTASVEGVVSRLAGALPDHSPVVFLPTQAVTKSNEHSAYPGSLTLSAETLLRVWTEIGACVARSGVRKIVLLNGHGGNIPAMDIVARELREKHKMMAFALSWFAAGMPEGVFSERELRHGIHAGDMETSVMLALDPGNVDMSEARDFPSQAEIWARDTPSIALPGPAKPAWLTQDLSSAGACGEAHLASAEKGAATLDHAVARLLDIFDEIDRAPLSRLDTQPDW